The following proteins come from a genomic window of Finegoldia magna ATCC 29328:
- the rpmE gene encoding 50S ribosomal protein L31 — MKKDLHPEYHEATVTCASCGNTFKVGSTKENINVEVCSQCHPFYTGRQRFVEHGGRVEKFKKKYNMD; from the coding sequence ATGAAAAAAGATTTACATCCAGAATACCACGAAGCTACAGTAACTTGCGCTTCTTGTGGCAATACTTTTAAAGTAGGATCTACTAAAGAAAACATAAACGTCGAAGTTTGTAGTCAATGTCACCCATTTTATACAGGACGTCAAAGATTTGTAGAACATGGTGGTAGAGTAGAAAAATTCAAGAAAAAATACAACATGGATTAG
- a CDS encoding nitroreductase family protein, translating to MDIIKNRRSRRNFTSKKVSIDDIKKIVEAGTYAPTGMNKQDNIIVAISDDSTMDNLLNAIRKHLNNDCYNGFYNCKNMILLLSPSDNRNRKFDCGCIMQNMMLKACELNVANVWINQFYDSYNSEPIREFLKSLDIDDKYEITCALALGYSDEQPKNKPNKFMTKFI from the coding sequence ATGGATATTATCAAAAACAGAAGATCGAGAAGAAATTTTACATCTAAAAAAGTATCAATTGACGATATTAAAAAAATTGTAGAGGCCGGAACGTATGCTCCTACTGGAATGAACAAACAAGACAATATAATTGTAGCTATCTCTGATGATAGTACGATGGATAATTTATTAAACGCCATAAGAAAGCACTTGAATAATGATTGTTACAATGGATTTTATAATTGCAAAAATATGATTTTGTTGTTGAGTCCAAGTGATAATCGAAATAGAAAATTCGACTGCGGATGTATAATGCAAAATATGATGTTAAAAGCTTGTGAGTTAAATGTTGCAAATGTCTGGATTAACCAGTTTTACGATTCATACAATAGTGAACCTATAAGAGAATTTTTAAAATCATTAGATATAGATGACAAATACGAAATCACTTGTGCACTTGCTTTGGGTTATAGTGATGAACAACCAAAAAATAAGCCTAACAAATTTATGACTAAATTTATTTAA
- a CDS encoding threonine/serine exporter family protein, protein MLYIVIESIISSFATLGFSLFYDSPKKSYKIVMISGFVAWFVYKYLTIILNNKFIAALFASIAVGIIGEIASRKVQMPVTVFVIPGIISLVPGADMYYTMYYTIQQNSTLAFSHARNAMLYAASIALGILVASLSSKSIKHNTKEHLRTNSRFKIKK, encoded by the coding sequence ATGTTATATATAGTAATAGAATCTATAATATCATCATTTGCCACATTAGGATTCTCCCTATTTTACGATTCTCCCAAAAAATCATATAAAATAGTAATGATATCTGGATTTGTAGCGTGGTTTGTTTACAAATATTTAACGATAATTTTAAACAACAAATTTATTGCAGCCCTATTCGCATCAATTGCTGTAGGAATAATAGGAGAAATAGCTTCTAGAAAAGTACAAATGCCAGTAACAGTTTTTGTAATACCAGGGATAATATCTTTGGTCCCGGGGGCTGACATGTATTACACAATGTATTACACTATCCAACAAAACTCTACTTTAGCATTCTCACATGCAAGAAACGCAATGTTATATGCGGCAAGTATTGCACTTGGAATACTTGTAGCATCACTATCATCAAAATCAATAAAGCATAATACAAAAGAGCATTTGCGCACTAATTCAAGATTTAAAATAAAAAAATAA
- a CDS encoding threonine/serine ThrE exporter family protein — translation MQFVKTKEDCQDLMDVVADTARILLESGAETYRVEDTAFRMSKSIQKVNKINVFVSYTCIIICLSFDFGDLVTMRRTIPKATNLWKIHQINNFSRNFVNDVYTLDESIEIINKIDKRSVDKKLYILGAAVASGLFAHLLVGGIIEPIVAFFISILEMLVFRFFQQKENPQFVNTYITVAFMTLLTMLTLKIFGVLNVALDMNSIIVGCIMPFVPGVSITNSVRDVLSGDLLSGISSMINAIITALSIALGVGSVLYFAVMMEAI, via the coding sequence TTGCAATTCGTAAAAACAAAAGAAGATTGCCAAGATTTAATGGATGTAGTAGCTGATACTGCGAGGATTTTGCTTGAAAGTGGAGCTGAAACATATCGCGTAGAAGATACAGCGTTTAGAATGAGCAAAAGTATTCAAAAAGTAAACAAAATAAATGTATTTGTTTCTTATACTTGTATAATTATATGTTTGAGTTTTGATTTTGGAGATCTTGTAACTATGAGAAGAACAATTCCAAAAGCGACAAATTTATGGAAAATACATCAAATTAATAATTTTTCCAGAAATTTTGTTAATGATGTATACACTTTGGATGAGTCAATAGAAATAATAAATAAAATAGATAAAAGATCAGTAGACAAAAAACTCTACATTTTGGGAGCAGCAGTTGCATCAGGATTATTTGCTCACTTACTTGTAGGAGGAATAATCGAACCAATAGTAGCCTTTTTCATATCAATACTTGAAATGCTAGTATTCAGATTTTTCCAACAAAAAGAAAATCCGCAATTTGTAAACACATACATTACAGTAGCATTTATGACATTGCTTACAATGCTAACATTAAAGATTTTTGGAGTATTAAATGTAGCATTAGATATGAATAGTATAATTGTAGGTTGTATAATGCCGTTTGTTCCAGGAGTTTCTATTACAAACTCGGTTCGTGATGTTTTAAGTGGAGATTTGTTATCTGGAATAAGTTCTATGATTAATGCCATAATCACAGCATTAAGTATAGCGCTTGGAGTTGGTAGTGTATTGTACTTTGCAGTAATGATGGAGGCGATTTAA
- a CDS encoding cytochrome c biogenesis CcdA family protein, which produces MDSLLEFLSKIVKDYVYLAPIISLVAGILTSFLPCSLPMIPIIIGYLSGNNYDRKKSFKVALVFSLGSILVFTIFGLTAALVGKILNQFSRVFYIIIGILLILMAFQNWHVIKIISLNKSSKITKTGLLGAFIAGVIQAVFASPCSTPVLVSLMAIAANTRNILFSIVLFVFYGIGNCFLVFMSALLMGKVEEIIQNDSYTKVSKIIEIVLGAVLMLFGLYFLYQGI; this is translated from the coding sequence ATGGATAGTTTATTAGAATTTTTATCGAAAATAGTCAAGGATTATGTTTATTTAGCTCCGATTATTTCTTTAGTTGCGGGGATTTTGACTAGTTTTCTTCCCTGCTCATTGCCGATGATTCCAATTATAATTGGGTATTTGTCGGGAAATAATTACGATAGAAAAAAATCGTTCAAGGTAGCTTTGGTTTTTAGTTTAGGTAGTATTTTAGTTTTCACAATTTTTGGATTAACTGCTGCCTTGGTTGGTAAAATTTTAAATCAATTTAGTAGAGTATTTTATATTATTATTGGAATACTTTTAATTCTTATGGCGTTTCAAAATTGGCATGTTATCAAGATTATTAGTCTCAATAAGTCTAGTAAGATTACAAAAACTGGACTTCTGGGAGCTTTTATAGCTGGTGTTATCCAAGCGGTGTTCGCATCGCCATGTTCAACACCTGTTTTGGTTTCGTTGATGGCTATAGCGGCTAATACTAGAAACATTTTATTTTCTATTGTTTTATTTGTATTCTACGGCATAGGTAATTGTTTTTTGGTGTTTATGTCTGCTTTATTGATGGGTAAAGTTGAAGAGATTATTCAAAATGATTCATATACTAAGGTTTCTAAGATTATTGAAATAGTTCTTGGTGCAGTATTGATGTTATTTGGATTATATTTCTTGTACCAAGGTATTTAG
- a CDS encoding RnfABCDGE type electron transport complex subunit D, protein MKGLKEFYNKYFMKQKMMHPVMFALLPIALVAIYFYGLRVLALFLLNIIVACLVEYLANAKIFKRKKISEAAIVTSCLYTMTLPPSIPFWISIVGIAFGIFFGKMVFGGFAKNVFNPALVARVFIYVNFPQQMTIYWNKAVGGFPGGFGTYLTKSLDSMTQSTPMTAFKVHSTFETIPTMLFGQIPGVIGETCKVLIIIGAIYLIYKKVASWQIMAGSVLGFCALSLVFNAMGVTSVPNPIYGMLMGGFLFGTVFMATDPVSAAKTTVGKWIYGFIIGIVTVIIRGFALFAGGVMFAVLIGNTFAPIIDYCVNKVQANKKAKSNKEVKVNG, encoded by the coding sequence GTGAAAGGTTTGAAAGAGTTTTATAATAAATATTTTATGAAACAAAAAATGATGCATCCTGTTATGTTTGCTCTTTTGCCGATTGCTTTGGTAGCGATATATTTTTATGGTCTAAGAGTGTTAGCTTTGTTTTTGCTAAACATAATTGTTGCATGCCTTGTAGAATATTTAGCAAATGCTAAGATATTCAAAAGAAAGAAAATATCTGAAGCAGCTATTGTCACATCTTGTTTGTATACAATGACATTACCACCATCAATTCCTTTTTGGATTTCAATTGTTGGTATAGCGTTTGGTATATTTTTCGGTAAGATGGTTTTTGGAGGATTTGCAAAAAATGTTTTCAATCCAGCCTTAGTGGCTCGTGTATTTATTTATGTTAATTTTCCTCAACAAATGACTATTTATTGGAACAAAGCTGTTGGTGGTTTTCCAGGAGGATTTGGAACTTATTTAACCAAATCATTGGATTCAATGACACAATCAACTCCGATGACAGCATTTAAGGTACACTCAACATTTGAAACAATTCCAACAATGCTTTTTGGACAAATTCCAGGTGTTATTGGTGAAACTTGTAAAGTTTTAATTATAATTGGGGCAATTTATTTGATTTATAAAAAAGTTGCAAGTTGGCAAATTATGGCAGGAAGTGTACTAGGTTTTTGCGCATTAAGTTTAGTATTTAATGCTATGGGAGTAACTTCTGTACCAAATCCTATTTACGGAATGTTAATGGGAGGATTTTTGTTTGGTACTGTATTCATGGCAACAGATCCTGTTTCTGCAGCAAAGACTACTGTTGGTAAATGGATTTACGGTTTTATAATCGGAATTGTTACTGTAATTATCAGAGGATTTGCACTATTTGCAGGCGGTGTAATGTTTGCTGTTCTTATTGGCAATACTTTTGCGCCAATTATTGATTATTGTGTAAATAAAGTTCAAGCTAATAAAAAAGCAAAATCTAATAAGGAGGTCAAGGTTAATGGCTAA
- a CDS encoding thioredoxin family protein: MKDNKSKIFLVIGFIAVAILVMVFVKKKPNGTSEVKSTQSEQNASESSNSSEKIDTSDLNSFKEAYKQVDKEDVLFAGKDAGFEKFFSYDKPVFVNFTWIECAPCKEMAPYIENTFDKFKGKAVVKDVEVNVNNDFASQAGIRVTPTQIFIPLKEDFKFSDKAKSVMDEYFQEVTVNGKKGYIHEGLLEENELEILISDMING, from the coding sequence ATGAAGGATAATAAGTCGAAGATTTTTTTAGTTATAGGATTTATTGCTGTGGCTATTTTGGTCATGGTTTTTGTAAAAAAGAAGCCTAATGGAACAAGTGAAGTTAAGTCAACTCAATCTGAACAAAATGCTAGTGAAAGCTCGAACAGCTCTGAAAAGATAGACACATCAGACTTAAATAGTTTTAAGGAAGCTTATAAGCAAGTAGACAAGGAAGATGTTTTATTTGCTGGTAAGGATGCTGGTTTTGAGAAGTTTTTCTCATACGATAAGCCTGTGTTTGTAAACTTCACATGGATTGAATGTGCTCCTTGTAAGGAAATGGCTCCGTATATTGAAAACACGTTCGATAAGTTTAAAGGAAAGGCTGTTGTTAAGGATGTTGAAGTTAATGTAAACAATGATTTCGCATCACAAGCTGGTATTAGGGTTACGCCTACTCAAATTTTCATTCCTTTAAAAGAAGATTTTAAATTTTCCGATAAGGCTAAGAGTGTGATGGATGAATATTTCCAAGAGGTTACTGTAAATGGTAAAAAGGGATATATTCACGAAGGTTTGTTGGAGGAAAATGAATTAGAGATTTTGATTTCGGATATGATCAATGGATAG
- a CDS encoding FMN-binding protein: MAKKKSVVYPVIFMLGLTLVLTLALALLNQVTTPTVKFNQDIELKHKILNVFNILPKDTSPSNIDKTFKDNVTEEDYKGNKLYILKQDGEEKAYAVPVNGPGLWGSISGYVGITKDMKKLVGIEFIKQDETPGLGGRITEDEYKNQYRDLDISKPVDGKIVINKPANGGNIDAISGATQTSTFVVNMINEDVNEFIKNGGK; encoded by the coding sequence ATGGCTAAGAAAAAATCAGTCGTATATCCAGTAATTTTTATGTTGGGTTTGACACTAGTTTTGACATTAGCGTTGGCTTTGTTGAATCAAGTTACAACTCCTACAGTAAAATTTAATCAAGATATCGAATTAAAACACAAGATTTTGAATGTATTTAATATCTTACCTAAAGATACTTCGCCATCAAATATCGACAAAACTTTTAAAGATAATGTCACAGAAGAAGACTATAAAGGCAACAAACTTTATATTTTAAAACAAGATGGTGAAGAAAAAGCTTACGCAGTTCCTGTTAATGGTCCTGGTCTTTGGGGTTCTATTAGTGGATATGTAGGAATAACTAAAGATATGAAAAAACTTGTTGGAATAGAATTTATCAAACAAGATGAAACTCCTGGTTTGGGTGGACGTATTACAGAAGATGAATATAAAAACCAATACAGAGATTTGGATATTTCGAAACCAGTTGACGGCAAAATTGTAATCAATAAACCAGCAAACGGTGGTAACATTGATGCTATAAGTGGTGCTACTCAAACATCCACATTTGTTGTGAATATGATTAATGAAGATGTGAATGAGTTTATTAAGAATGGAGGTAAATAA
- the prmC gene encoding peptide chain release factor N(5)-glutamine methyltransferase codes for MVIKDIYNLFDKSDCLMILEKLYNYNFSDSIIHSNDKINENDEKTILEYKKLYDEDIPIEYILGFKYFYNRKFYTDSSVLIPRFDTEILVDEIIKINRKFENILEIGIGSGIISITLNLELNSKVLGVDINKKAIELSKKNAESLNATNVEFIYSDLYENVNYKFDLIVSNPPYIDKKDFNSLETKILKEPRSALFGGDDGLYFYRKIINQASDYLNEDGMLAFEIGYNQRESIFEILDENGFENHYCIKDFNGFDRVIIARR; via the coding sequence ATGGTAATAAAAGATATTTATAATTTGTTCGATAAATCCGATTGTCTTATGATTTTGGAAAAATTGTATAACTATAATTTCTCTGACTCTATTATCCATTCAAATGACAAGATAAATGAGAATGATGAGAAAACAATATTAGAATATAAAAAACTTTATGATGAGGATATTCCAATCGAATATATACTTGGGTTTAAATACTTTTACAACAGAAAATTTTATACAGATTCTAGTGTGTTGATTCCAAGATTTGATACTGAAATTTTGGTAGATGAAATAATAAAAATAAATCGTAAGTTTGAGAACATATTGGAAATCGGGATTGGATCGGGGATAATATCAATCACTTTGAATTTGGAATTGAATTCAAAAGTTTTGGGAGTAGATATAAATAAAAAAGCTATTGAACTTTCCAAGAAAAATGCAGAGAGTTTGAATGCGACTAACGTTGAATTTATTTATTCTGATTTGTATGAGAATGTGAATTATAAGTTTGATTTGATAGTTTCCAATCCGCCTTATATAGACAAAAAAGATTTCAATTCACTTGAAACAAAAATTTTAAAAGAACCACGATCTGCACTTTTCGGTGGAGATGATGGACTGTATTTTTATAGAAAGATAATAAATCAAGCTAGTGATTATTTAAATGAAGATGGTATGCTCGCTTTTGAAATAGGTTATAATCAAAGAGAGAGCATATTTGAGATTTTAGATGAAAACGGATTTGAAAATCACTATTGCATAAAAGATTTTAACGGTTTTGATAGAGTAATAATTGCGAGGAGGTAA
- a CDS encoding DUF1385 domain-containing protein, with protein MKKTTIGGQALIEGILMRGPSKYSVAVRKPDQDIDLVVKDLENNKINLMKIPFIRGVVSLFDSMKLGMDALMYSASFYEDDSENFFDKHFKSNARKIENVFSIIVSVALALLFFFFIPTFLTSFVKLNHSSFSFNLIEGLIRIIIFFTYLFIVSRSKDMKRVFEYHGAEHKSIYCYEKGLDLTVENVRKQSRLHPRCGTSFLFTVMIISILVLGLVGWPNPLMRMLYRIILLPVIVSISYEINRLIGKYDNKLTAMLVKPGLWVQKFFTVREPDDKMIEVAILALKNVIPEKEDEDLW; from the coding sequence ATGAAGAAAACTACAATTGGGGGACAAGCCTTAATCGAAGGAATTTTGATGAGAGGTCCTTCAAAGTATTCCGTAGCCGTAAGGAAACCCGATCAAGACATTGATTTGGTTGTAAAAGACTTAGAAAACAATAAAATAAATTTGATGAAGATTCCTTTTATTAGAGGAGTTGTTAGCTTGTTTGATTCTATGAAATTAGGAATGGATGCATTGATGTATTCGGCAAGCTTCTACGAAGATGATAGCGAAAATTTTTTCGATAAACATTTTAAAAGCAATGCCAGAAAGATAGAAAATGTGTTTTCTATAATAGTATCAGTGGCATTGGCGTTATTGTTTTTCTTCTTTATTCCAACTTTTCTTACATCATTTGTTAAGCTAAACCATTCATCTTTTAGCTTCAATTTAATAGAAGGACTGATACGAATTATAATATTTTTTACATATCTTTTTATAGTTTCTCGTTCAAAAGATATGAAAAGAGTATTTGAATATCATGGAGCTGAACACAAAAGTATTTATTGCTATGAAAAAGGACTTGATTTGACAGTTGAAAATGTTAGAAAACAAAGTCGACTTCATCCAAGATGTGGTACTAGCTTTTTGTTTACTGTTATGATAATTTCAATCTTGGTGTTGGGTTTAGTTGGATGGCCAAATCCACTGATGAGAATGTTGTATCGTATAATATTACTTCCGGTGATTGTGTCAATCTCTTATGAAATTAATAGATTAATCGGAAAATATGATAATAAACTTACTGCAATGCTTGTTAAGCCAGGATTATGGGTTCAAAAGTTTTTCACAGTAAGAGAACCTGATGACAAGATGATTGAAGTAGCTATCTTGGCGCTAAAAAATGTAATTCCAGAAAAAGAAGATGAAGATTTATGGTAA
- a CDS encoding NADH:ubiquinone reductase (Na(+)-transporting) subunit D — MANSNKYTKLLKNGLLDDNPVLIQVIGICSTLAVTNLCMNSLVMGLALAFVTGCSSFMISLLRKVTPKHIRMMVQVFIIAFFVIIVDIFLRAYMPEMSKTLGPYVGLIITNCIIMGRAEAFAISNDPVSSFVDGVASGLGYTVVLVLIALIRELLGFGSVFGFRIMPASFVPWTMMVMPPAAFFILPIVMWIANAHLKKEGDAK, encoded by the coding sequence ATGGCTAATTCAAATAAATATACTAAATTATTGAAAAATGGATTGCTAGATGACAACCCTGTTCTTATTCAAGTTATAGGAATTTGTTCCACATTAGCGGTTACAAATTTGTGCATGAACTCATTAGTTATGGGACTTGCATTAGCATTTGTTACGGGATGTTCATCTTTTATGATTAGTTTGCTTAGAAAAGTAACTCCAAAACACATTCGTATGATGGTCCAAGTATTTATTATTGCCTTTTTCGTAATAATAGTTGATATTTTCTTGAGAGCTTATATGCCGGAAATGAGTAAAACATTAGGACCTTATGTCGGATTGATTATTACAAACTGTATAATAATGGGACGTGCAGAAGCTTTTGCTATCAGCAATGATCCTGTAAGTAGTTTTGTAGATGGTGTAGCATCTGGATTAGGTTATACTGTTGTTCTTGTGCTAATAGCTTTAATCAGAGAATTATTGGGATTCGGTAGCGTATTCGGATTTAGAATAATGCCTGCAAGTTTTGTGCCATGGACAATGATGGTTATGCCACCAGCAGCATTCTTCATTTTACCTATAGTAATGTGGATTGCTAATGCTCATCTTAAAAAGGAAGGAGATGCTAAGTAA
- a CDS encoding NADH:ubiquinone reductase (Na(+)-transporting) subunit E → MTISPLVIFFASIFTSNMIFSNFLGMCSFIAVSKEIETATGLGIAVTFVLTITTIINFFLYKLVVRFNIEYLRYIIFIISIAAFVQLLEMILEKYIPNLYYALGIFLPLITVNCAILGVSLFMVIRNYNFLQTVGFAIGSGLGWMLAIVSMAGIRSKIKDTSVPAGLQGSPLTLIITGIMAMAFIGFSGIVQIS, encoded by the coding sequence ATGACAATTAGTCCTTTAGTTATATTTTTTGCATCAATCTTTACTTCGAACATGATTTTCTCAAACTTTTTGGGAATGTGTTCATTCATTGCTGTAAGTAAAGAAATTGAAACTGCAACAGGATTGGGAATAGCTGTAACATTCGTATTGACAATCACAACTATAATCAACTTTTTCTTATACAAATTAGTTGTTAGATTTAATATAGAATATTTGAGATATATAATTTTTATTATTTCAATAGCAGCGTTTGTTCAATTATTGGAAATGATTTTGGAAAAATATATTCCAAACTTATACTATGCATTGGGAATATTCTTGCCACTTATCACAGTAAACTGTGCGATTTTAGGGGTAAGTTTGTTCATGGTAATCAGAAATTACAACTTCTTGCAAACAGTAGGCTTTGCAATAGGAAGTGGACTTGGTTGGATGCTAGCAATCGTATCAATGGCAGGAATTAGATCCAAAATCAAAGATACATCTGTACCAGCAGGTCTTCAAGGATCTCCTTTAACTTTAATTATAACTGGAATCATGGCGATGGCATTCATTGGATTCTCCGGTATAGTTCAAATATCATAA
- the rho gene encoding transcription termination factor Rho: protein MEKDVLESKKLQDLKIIAKAVGVAGISKYNKQDLIEEIISQVNINERNNSEEDYDESSSNDEKDLKDPLKVEGILDLHENGYGFLRSEGYDSGDDDIYVPPVQVRRFKLKTGDFVEGLSREKKDKEKFNALIYVNRVNGDTVENLRNRPDFENLTPIYPTERLTLERDSNNVSMRIMDLISPVGKGQRGLIVASPKTGKTTLLKNIANSIRKNYPDIHVIVLLIDERPEEVTDMKRSVLGADVVASTFDEMPQNHIRVSEIVIERAKRLVEHKKDVVILVDSITRLSRAYNVTSPYSGKTLSGGLDPLALNGPKRFFGAARNIEEGGSLTILATALIETGSRMDDVIFEEFKGTGNMEIKLDRSLSEQRVFPAIDLNKSGTRKDELLLTKEELSAINKIRRQLNSQENKDIADQIIKMIKNTKTNKEFVKSINDLQSL, encoded by the coding sequence TTGGAAAAAGACGTATTAGAGTCAAAAAAATTGCAAGATTTGAAAATTATTGCTAAGGCTGTCGGCGTTGCAGGTATTAGCAAATACAACAAGCAAGATTTGATAGAAGAGATTATTAGTCAGGTTAATATTAATGAGAGGAATAATTCTGAAGAAGATTATGACGAATCATCTTCTAACGATGAAAAAGATTTGAAAGATCCATTAAAAGTTGAAGGAATATTGGATTTGCACGAAAATGGATATGGATTTTTGAGATCAGAAGGTTATGATTCAGGAGATGATGATATTTATGTTCCACCTGTTCAAGTTAGAAGATTTAAGCTAAAAACGGGAGATTTTGTAGAAGGATTATCTCGTGAAAAAAAAGATAAAGAAAAATTCAATGCTTTGATTTATGTGAACCGTGTAAATGGAGATACTGTAGAAAATCTAAGAAATAGGCCTGATTTTGAAAATTTGACGCCGATTTATCCAACAGAAAGATTAACGCTAGAAAGAGATTCTAACAATGTATCGATGAGAATTATGGATTTGATAAGCCCTGTTGGAAAGGGACAAAGAGGATTAATTGTTGCCTCACCTAAAACTGGTAAGACGACTTTGCTTAAAAATATTGCAAATTCTATTAGAAAAAATTATCCAGATATTCACGTTATTGTTTTGTTGATTGACGAAAGACCGGAAGAAGTTACTGATATGAAGCGTTCTGTTTTGGGAGCAGATGTTGTAGCTTCAACTTTTGATGAGATGCCTCAAAATCATATTAGGGTTTCTGAAATCGTGATTGAGAGAGCCAAGAGGCTTGTAGAACATAAAAAAGATGTTGTAATATTGGTCGATTCAATTACTAGATTATCTCGTGCATATAATGTTACTAGCCCTTATTCAGGTAAGACTTTGTCTGGTGGACTTGATCCTCTAGCATTGAATGGCCCTAAAAGATTTTTCGGTGCTGCGAGAAATATAGAAGAAGGCGGTTCTCTGACTATATTGGCGACGGCTTTGATAGAAACAGGATCTAGAATGGATGATGTTATATTCGAAGAATTCAAGGGAACTGGAAATATGGAAATCAAATTGGATAGGAGCCTGTCGGAACAGAGAGTGTTCCCTGCAATTGATTTGAATAAATCTGGAACTAGAAAAGATGAATTGCTTCTTACTAAAGAAGAATTATCTGCAATTAATAAAATAAGAAGACAATTGAATTCACAAGAAAATAAAGATATTGCAGATCAAATTATAAAAATGATTAAAAACACAAAAACAAACAAAGAATTTGTAAAATCAATAAATGATTTGCAAAGTTTGTAA
- a CDS encoding NADH:ubiquinone reductase (Na(+)-transporting) subunit F, whose translation MGQIIITTVVVSVLCALFALLLSFADKYIADYGEVKLTINNDKEFTVDGGDSLLSTLRNQKVFIPSACGGKGSCGYCKVKVLDGAGPVLATEKPMLTADELNDNVRLSCQVKVKKDISIQIPEELFNVKEYETTLVEKLPLTDRITKFRFELPEGETIKFKPGQYVQLKAEEYPKGDGYEGSDEEVFRAYSIASSIRDEKHIELLIGYTKGICTTYCHKVLKEGDKVTINGPYGDFYYHDEDTEIILGAAGTGFAPIRSILNHMRDHDVKRKARFYFGAKTPDDLFLLDELKQFEEDLYDFKFIPVLSRTTPEMNWEGDTGHADDAIKKYCKETGKNSSAYLCGSPRMIESLTKALNEVGVTDDRIYYDNF comes from the coding sequence ATGGGACAAATAATTATTACAACAGTTGTAGTGTCGGTTTTGTGTGCACTATTTGCATTGTTACTTTCATTTGCGGATAAATACATTGCAGATTATGGCGAAGTAAAACTAACTATTAATAACGATAAAGAATTTACAGTAGATGGTGGAGATAGTTTACTATCTACACTTAGAAATCAAAAAGTCTTCATTCCATCAGCTTGTGGTGGAAAGGGATCATGTGGATATTGTAAAGTGAAGGTATTGGACGGAGCAGGTCCTGTACTTGCTACAGAAAAACCAATGTTAACAGCAGATGAACTTAACGACAACGTTAGATTATCTTGCCAAGTAAAAGTCAAAAAAGATATTTCGATTCAAATTCCAGAAGAATTATTCAATGTCAAAGAATACGAAACAACTCTTGTTGAAAAATTACCTTTGACTGATAGAATCACTAAGTTTAGATTTGAACTTCCAGAAGGAGAGACTATCAAGTTTAAACCAGGTCAATATGTACAATTAAAAGCAGAAGAATATCCAAAAGGCGATGGATATGAAGGATCAGATGAAGAAGTATTCAGAGCGTATTCTATTGCTTCTAGTATCAGAGATGAAAAACATATCGAATTGTTAATTGGATATACAAAGGGTATTTGTACAACTTATTGCCACAAAGTTCTTAAAGAAGGCGACAAAGTTACTATCAATGGTCCTTATGGTGATTTCTACTATCACGATGAAGATACTGAGATCATCCTAGGAGCAGCGGGAACTGGTTTCGCGCCAATAAGATCTATCCTTAACCACATGAGAGATCATGATGTTAAAAGAAAAGCGAGATTCTACTTTGGGGCCAAAACTCCAGATGACTTATTCTTGTTGGATGAATTGAAACAATTTGAGGAAGATTTGTACGACTTCAAATTTATACCAGTATTGTCAAGAACAACTCCTGAAATGAATTGGGAAGGGGATACTGGACATGCTGATGATGCAATCAAGAAATATTGCAAAGAAACTGGAAAGAACAGCTCAGCTTATTTGTGCGGTTCGCCAAGAATGATAGAATCTTTGACAAAAGCATTGAACGAAGTTGGAGTAACTGACGATAGAATTTACTACGATAACTTCTAA